From a region of the Brockia lithotrophica genome:
- a CDS encoding aspartate aminotransferase family protein, with translation MCATNEEWFTRAERLFPGGVNSPARAYAAVGGTPPVFVRGEGAYVYDVEGKRYIDYLAAYGPLILGHAHPAIVSAISRAAAEGTVLGTTTTYEVEFAERLQSAIPSLERLRFTTSGTEGVMSAIRVARAFTGRTTIVKFSGCYHGHADPVLGDAGSGTATVGLSHVAGVPAETLRDVWSLPYNDPETLRTTMRKRGERVAAVLVEPVVGNFGIVPPEPEFLRTIHEEAARAGALVIYDEVITAFRFAYGAVQSLLGYTPDLTVLGKIIGGGVPIGAFGGRRDVLELLAPLGPTFQAGTFAGNPLAMRAGLALLDVLAKENPYGELERKAIRLAEGLTAAARRYRLPFTVNRFGGAFSTHFVDGPVRTYADARRADDRLFSRFFHGLRERGILIAPSKYEAWFTMVPHTWDDVEATLRAAEDVFAELARIA, from the coding sequence ATGTGTGCGACAAACGAAGAATGGTTTACCCGCGCGGAAAGGCTCTTTCCGGGGGGCGTAAACTCTCCCGCACGCGCCTATGCGGCCGTTGGGGGAACGCCCCCCGTCTTTGTGCGCGGGGAAGGTGCCTACGTGTACGACGTCGAAGGCAAGCGCTACATCGACTACCTGGCGGCCTACGGGCCCCTCATCCTCGGACACGCCCACCCGGCAATCGTCTCGGCGATCTCCCGAGCAGCAGCCGAAGGTACGGTCCTCGGGACGACGACGACCTACGAGGTGGAGTTTGCCGAACGCCTCCAAAGCGCCATCCCTTCTCTCGAACGCCTGCGCTTTACGACGAGTGGGACGGAGGGGGTGATGAGCGCTATCCGCGTCGCTCGGGCGTTTACCGGGCGGACGACGATCGTCAAGTTTTCGGGATGCTACCACGGCCACGCCGATCCCGTGCTCGGCGATGCGGGGTCGGGTACGGCTACCGTGGGGCTGAGCCACGTCGCGGGGGTTCCGGCGGAAACCTTACGGGACGTTTGGAGCCTCCCGTACAACGACCCCGAGACGCTCCGGACGACCATGCGCAAAAGGGGAGAACGTGTGGCCGCCGTCCTCGTCGAACCTGTGGTGGGGAACTTCGGCATCGTCCCGCCGGAGCCGGAGTTTCTGCGGACGATCCACGAAGAGGCGGCCCGGGCGGGTGCCCTCGTGATCTACGACGAAGTGATCACCGCCTTTCGCTTTGCCTACGGTGCGGTGCAGAGCTTGCTCGGGTACACGCCCGACCTCACGGTCCTCGGCAAGATCATCGGCGGTGGCGTGCCCATCGGCGCCTTCGGTGGACGAAGGGACGTCCTCGAACTCCTCGCACCCCTAGGCCCCACCTTCCAGGCGGGAACTTTCGCCGGCAATCCTCTGGCCATGCGGGCAGGGCTCGCCCTGCTCGACGTGCTCGCAAAGGAAAACCCGTACGGAGAACTCGAACGGAAGGCGATTCGCCTCGCAGAAGGACTTACGGCCGCAGCGCGGCGCTACCGCCTTCCCTTTACCGTAAACCGCTTCGGCGGGGCGTTTTCCACGCATTTTGTAGACGGGCCGGTGCGCACGTATGCGGACGCCCGCCGGGCGGACGACCGCCTCTTCTCCCGCTTTTTCCACGGGCTTCGGGAACGCGGGATCCTCATCGCACCTTCGAAGTACGAAGCGTGGTTTACCATGGTCCCCCACACGTGGGACGACGTGGAAGCCACGCTTCGGGCGGCGGAAGACGTCTTTGCCGAACTCGCCCGCATTGCCTGA
- a CDS encoding gamma-type small acid-soluble spore protein gives MGKKTQTGTDADAVKKKNQESMQKSRKPQGSALQEFGSDTDVNQVRQQNQAAEKNKKA, from the coding sequence GTGGGCAAGAAAACCCAGACGGGTACGGACGCCGACGCCGTGAAGAAGAAGAACCAGGAGTCCATGCAGAAGAGCCGTAAGCCGCAAGGCTCTGCCCTGCAGGAATTCGGTTCCGACACGGACGTAAACCAGGTGCGTCAGCAAAATCAGGCTGCGGAGAAGAACAAGAAAGCCTAA
- a CDS encoding superoxide dismutase — MFTLPPLPYAYDALEPYIDAKTMDVHYNGHHGGYVKNLNAALEKYPEWLEKDLVTILQSLDQIPEDIRTTVRNNGGGHYNHAFWWPMLRKNPGGRPSGRLLADIEAQFGSFENFQEEFKKVAMARFGSGWTWALYEDGRIVIVSTPNQDNPVMERRIPFFGLDVWEHAYYLKHQNRRDLYIADFWNVVDWEEVGRRYEIARSGKLPFTL; from the coding sequence ATGTTTACCCTTCCCCCGTTGCCGTATGCGTACGACGCCCTCGAGCCGTATATCGATGCCAAGACGATGGACGTGCACTACAATGGCCACCACGGCGGCTACGTGAAGAACTTGAACGCCGCCCTCGAAAAGTATCCGGAGTGGCTGGAGAAAGACCTCGTCACGATCCTTCAGTCCCTGGACCAAATCCCCGAAGATATCCGGACCACCGTGCGCAACAACGGCGGCGGCCACTACAACCACGCTTTCTGGTGGCCCATGCTCCGGAAAAACCCCGGCGGACGGCCTTCGGGAAGGCTCCTTGCGGACATCGAGGCACAGTTCGGGAGTTTCGAAAACTTTCAAGAAGAGTTTAAAAAGGTGGCCATGGCGCGCTTCGGAAGCGGTTGGACTTGGGCGTTGTACGAGGACGGGCGTATCGTGATCGTCTCTACGCCCAACCAAGACAACCCGGTCATGGAAAGGCGGATCCCTTTCTTCGGGCTCGACGTGTGGGAACACGCCTACTACCTGAAGCACCAAAACCGCCGCGACCTCTACATTGCGGACTTTTGGAACGTCGTGGATTGGGAAGAGGTCGGCCGTCGCTACGAAATCGCCCGAAGCGGAAAGCTCCCCTTTACCTTGTAG
- a CDS encoding A/G-specific adenine glycosylase, producing the protein MEEAKLPPSDARSVGPDWPKTLLAWYAAHRRPLPWRTPEGAPPSEADVYRTVVSEFLLMRTRVRAAEGYFRRFLERFPGWDELARASEEEVLRLWQGIGFYRRAAYLRGLARAVVERHGGRFPRDPRAWDELPGIGPYLSGLLASKLLGLPEPAVDGNAQRVVARLFAWEGPKDDPGFVRRVREVLRAYIPSESTGTFNEALMELGETVCTPRAPRCLECPLQDVCAARRSGEPARYPRPATPKPRPLEQRDVFFCRTEDGVLLARRDAGLLARLWHFPHFASLSEQVENCCAEFVLVGTVEHAFTHRRWLLRLRVPPVPGACGGAEKVLVRFLVKDGWETRWFPPEELARVPMPRVFRKVEERLAPEWRS; encoded by the coding sequence GTGGAGGAAGCAAAGCTCCCCCCATCCGACGCGCGGTCTGTCGGCCCCGACTGGCCCAAGACGTTGCTCGCATGGTACGCCGCCCACCGCCGCCCCTTGCCCTGGCGGACCCCGGAAGGTGCGCCGCCGTCGGAGGCAGACGTCTACCGGACCGTGGTGAGCGAGTTCCTCCTCATGCGCACGCGCGTGCGCGCCGCGGAAGGGTACTTTCGGCGCTTTCTCGAACGCTTTCCCGGATGGGACGAGCTCGCCCGCGCCTCCGAGGAAGAGGTCCTTCGCCTCTGGCAGGGGATTGGGTTCTACCGAAGGGCTGCCTACCTCCGCGGACTCGCCCGCGCCGTCGTCGAGCGCCACGGGGGGAGGTTTCCCCGCGATCCGCGCGCGTGGGACGAGCTTCCCGGAATCGGGCCCTACCTTTCGGGACTTTTGGCCTCCAAACTCCTCGGTCTTCCCGAGCCCGCCGTGGACGGAAACGCGCAGCGCGTGGTCGCGCGCCTCTTCGCTTGGGAGGGTCCTAAGGACGATCCCGGGTTTGTGCGCCGGGTGCGCGAGGTCCTCCGCGCCTACATTCCTTCCGAATCCACGGGAACCTTCAACGAGGCGCTCATGGAGCTCGGGGAGACGGTGTGCACGCCGCGGGCGCCCCGCTGTTTGGAATGCCCCCTGCAAGACGTGTGCGCCGCCCGGCGTTCCGGCGAGCCGGCGCGCTACCCTCGGCCCGCGACTCCGAAGCCCCGACCTCTGGAACAACGCGACGTGTTTTTCTGCCGAACTGAGGACGGGGTTCTGCTCGCGCGGCGCGATGCGGGCCTTCTCGCGCGTCTTTGGCATTTTCCCCACTTCGCCTCTCTGTCGGAACAAGTGGAGAACTGCTGCGCGGAGTTCGTCCTCGTCGGCACCGTGGAGCACGCCTTTACGCATCGGCGTTGGCTTCTAAGGCTCCGCGTGCCCCCCGTACCCGGCGCGTGCGGCGGAGCGGAGAAAGTCCTCGTTCGCTTCCTCGTGAAGGACGGCTGGGAGACGCGGTGGTTTCCCCCCGAGGAACTCGCCCGCGTGCCTATGCCCCGCGTCTTCCGCAAGGTGGAGGAGCGCCTCGCTCCCGAGTGGCGATCGTAG
- a CDS encoding DNA/RNA nuclease SfsA: MRGSPYAEGSDCSGYAVTFPPLVRARFLARPNRFLLLATGEGDGGEAKPFPVHLPDPGRLETVLFPGGGIWISPVPSDPRGKKPRKTNFRAVLAELPHGGYATVDARVAELVASWWLRCMCGRAFLERQVARGAHRFDLYVPAAYGFPPLWVEVKSVTYVLEGIGYFPDAVTERGRRHLLALAELVETGQEGALALFVVGRADARAVSPAAHIDPRFAEAFRAARQAGVRMHALLTEPTPRGVRVLGEIPVQEEDPVERSRGRKE, encoded by the coding sequence ATGCGGGGTTCGCCCTACGCCGAAGGAAGCGACTGTTCCGGCTACGCCGTAACCTTCCCTCCCCTCGTTCGGGCGCGTTTTCTCGCGCGCCCGAACCGCTTTCTTTTGCTCGCTACGGGCGAGGGAGATGGGGGAGAGGCGAAGCCCTTTCCCGTGCACCTTCCCGATCCCGGTCGTCTTGAGACCGTGCTCTTTCCCGGTGGCGGAATATGGATTTCCCCCGTACCGTCCGACCCACGGGGGAAGAAACCGCGGAAGACGAATTTTCGCGCCGTCCTCGCGGAACTCCCGCACGGCGGCTACGCCACGGTCGACGCACGCGTGGCGGAACTCGTGGCTTCGTGGTGGCTTCGCTGCATGTGCGGTCGTGCCTTTCTCGAACGCCAAGTGGCTCGCGGTGCCCACCGATTCGACCTGTACGTTCCCGCCGCGTACGGTTTCCCGCCCCTTTGGGTGGAGGTAAAGAGCGTCACCTACGTGCTCGAGGGAATCGGGTACTTCCCCGATGCCGTCACGGAGCGCGGACGGCGCCACCTCCTCGCGTTAGCGGAACTCGTAGAGACCGGGCAGGAAGGAGCCCTCGCTCTCTTCGTCGTGGGGCGGGCAGACGCCCGCGCCGTCTCCCCCGCGGCACACATCGATCCGCGCTTTGCCGAAGCTTTTCGCGCCGCACGGCAGGCAGGCGTACGCATGCACGCCCTCCTCACCGAACCGACGCCGCGCGGCGTGCGCGTGTTGGGAGAAATTCCGGTGCAGGAGGAAGATCCCGTCGAACGGAGCCGCGGAAGAAAGGAGTAG
- a CDS encoding D-alanine--D-alanine ligase family protein — MSTRIKLALLFGGRSAEHEVSLASARSVYRVLDRERYELIPVYIDRGGSWHPPERSFPLLEGEPPFPAELHRRPKVGCAALEEADVAFPLLHGPHGEDGTVQGYLTLLGIPYIGSGVAASATGMDKVLMKRLFAAFGLPQVPYRDFTRSGWVKDPDGIARSLLEGLGLPLFVKPANLGSSVGIRKVKRPEDLPTAVEEALRYDRKVVVEAYVPAREIEVAVLGNEDPEASVPGEVVPHNEFYDYDAKYTPGKTDLLIPAPLDETLGERFRFLALEAFRALDARGFARVDFFLHRETGEIFVNEVNTIPGFTEQSMYPKLWQATGLSYPSLIDRLVALALEDSSGEAEGRA; from the coding sequence CGCATCTGCCCGAAGCGTATACCGCGTCCTCGACCGCGAGCGGTATGAACTCATTCCCGTGTACATCGACCGCGGGGGTTCTTGGCATCCACCCGAACGCTCGTTCCCTTTGCTCGAAGGAGAACCACCTTTTCCAGCAGAATTGCACCGGCGGCCGAAGGTCGGGTGTGCGGCGCTTGAGGAGGCCGACGTAGCCTTCCCGCTCCTTCACGGGCCGCACGGAGAAGACGGTACGGTACAGGGGTACCTCACGCTTTTGGGGATCCCCTACATTGGTTCCGGGGTCGCCGCATCTGCGACGGGAATGGACAAGGTACTCATGAAACGCCTCTTTGCCGCCTTCGGCCTTCCGCAGGTTCCCTACCGCGACTTCACGCGGAGCGGCTGGGTGAAGGACCCCGACGGGATCGCCCGGAGCCTTCTCGAAGGGCTCGGACTTCCTCTGTTTGTGAAACCAGCAAACCTCGGGTCGAGCGTGGGAATTCGCAAGGTGAAACGCCCCGAAGACCTCCCCACAGCCGTGGAAGAAGCCCTGCGCTACGACCGCAAGGTCGTCGTCGAGGCCTACGTTCCCGCCCGGGAGATCGAAGTCGCCGTGCTCGGCAACGAAGACCCCGAGGCCAGCGTACCCGGAGAGGTCGTCCCCCACAACGAGTTTTACGACTACGATGCCAAGTACACGCCGGGAAAGACGGACCTCCTCATCCCCGCTCCTTTAGATGAAACGCTTGGGGAACGCTTCCGCTTCCTTGCGCTAGAGGCGTTTCGCGCGTTGGATGCCCGAGGGTTTGCCCGCGTGGACTTTTTCCTCCACCGGGAGACGGGGGAGATTTTCGTCAACGAGGTCAACACGATTCCGGGGTTCACCGAACAGAGCATGTACCCCAAGCTTTGGCAAGCCACGGGGCTTTCCTACCCCTCGCTCATCGACCGCCTCGTCGCCCTCGCCCTCGAAGATTCCTCCGGCGAAGCGGAGGGGCGGGCGTGA